In the genome of Limnothrix sp. FACHB-406, the window GAAACCAGCCAGCGTTAATCACACAACAGATTGCCATTCCAAAAAAACAAGTTCAGCCCCAAAAAACAATCCCTACCGAGGGGATATGAATCGCCTGATGAAGTGGTGGGGTTGCTGCCCTTGGAGTTCTCAAATACCCATCTTCCAAACTTGCTCAATTGGCTTTTCAGAGTGATGTAGAAATTGGTCAAAAACCATAACCATCTGCCAATTCAATTTTTCCTGACTGAACCGATTGATTCTCGCTATTGATTTCTCAGCGAAATTATCCTTCTGCTCGAAAAATGAAGCGTTGGGAGAATGCTCAATTCAATGCATTGAGTCTTGATCAAGTCGTTATTGAGCCTTGATTGGGGTTACCTAGCGTGAAGTGATCTGGGTTTAGATTTGTTCGCAATGCCGCTTGAGGATTGCCACTGATCCAGCATGATAGATTGCATCCCTATCATGGCCCAGATTTTTCAAACCCCTCAAGAATTAACAATCTTTTAAAAGCCGATGAATCATCCCATTGGCCTGGCTACCATAGCCGCCGCCAAATAGATTAAAGTGATTCAAGATATGGTAAAGATTGTAAAGATCTTTGCGGATTTCATAACCTGATTCCAGGGGATTCACTTCACCATAACCTTGATAAAAGCTGTTGGGAAAGCCGCCAAATAATTCAGTCATGGCCAAATCTGCCTCCCGATCGCCCCAATAGGTTGCCGGATCAAAGATCACGGGTGTGCCATCCACCATCACCGCCGCATTACCCGACCACAAATCCCCATGGAGCAGGGCGGGTTGGGGGCGATGGCCCTTCAGCAAGCTGGGAATGGCGGCCAACAGGCGATCGGCCTCGGGGAAATGGCCGCCACGCCGCTGGGCCAACTGCAACTGAAACCCAATACGCCGCTCTGTCCAAAAGGTGACCCAATCATCGGCCCAATCGTTGGGTTGGGGGGTGGAGCCGATCGTGTTGCCTCGCCACCACCCAAAAGCCCGCTGCCCGGAGGCCGGCTGCCAACGGTGCAACTGCGCTAAATTCCGCCCCAATTGGGCCCAGGCTTCATGGTTGCCACGGCCCAACTCCAGCCACTCCAAAACCAAATAGGCGCGATCGCCCGCTTGGCCATAGCAGAGGGGTTGGGGCACTTTTATGGCTTGGGCGGCGGCTAGGTCTCGGAGGGCTGCGGCCTCGGCCGTGAACATTTCCAGACCGCTGGCCTGATTCAGCTTGACAAAGTAAACGGGGGCGTTGGCAGCGTTGCCAAAACTCAGGCGATAGGTTTGGTTAATGCAACCGCCACCGACCGATCGGGCCGTGGGCGACTCCGCTGAACCACCGCCCTGTTCCCGAATGGCTCGGGCGATCGTTGCCCATAGTGCTGACAGGTTTTCCATCACAATGACCTAATTGAATGACTCAATCTTTAATGACCCAATCTTTAATGACCCAATTTGTGGTGCGTCGCTTGATTTGTAATTTGCAATTCTTGCGGGATTCAACCATTGTTTAAATAGCATTCAAATCAATAGCATTCAAACGAAATTGAGAGCGGGCTGTGCTGGATCTGGTAAAGCTTTCAAAACAAATGCAGGGCATGGGCCAACAGCTCACCCAGGAGTCGCGGGCGGCGCGCCAACGGTTGACGATCGCCCAAGAATTGCTGGCTCAAGTGCAACCGGAACAGGACTATTGGGTGGGGCAGCTTCACCAATGGCGCGATCGCCTGGAGTTTGTGGCGGCCGAGCCGATCGAACCCTTGGACAAGCGCGAACCCATTGGCTCCGCCCCGATCGCCCACAGCTTGATCGCCACCGATGGTTCCCAAATTGCCCCCAGCCACCACGAAATCGCCTACTGCTACTTGATCAACACCGGGCGCGTGGCCCTGCACTACGGCCAAAAGCGTTATCCCATGCTGGATAGTTTGCCGGAAATTTTTTACAAACCCGAAGACCTCTACATTTCCCGCCAGTGGGGAATCAGCACCGAAGATTGGATGGGCCATCGGCGCACCGTGGCCGAGGCGGAAGCCCTGGCGGATTTGGGCACAGACTTAGCCCACAGCATCACCACTGGCAACAGCAAGGACGCACCGCCCACGCTGGCCATGGTGGATGGCTCGCTGATCTATTGGTTTCTCGATCGAATGCCGAGCACAGCAGTCGATCGGATTTTGCCGCCGATCTTGGCCGCCTGGGAACGGTTGCGGTTATCGGGCATTCCCCTGGTCAGCTATCTAAGCGCTCCCCGCAGTGGCGAGGCGGCTAACTTTTTTCGGCTCAAAACCTGCAACCAAATCACGCCCGATTGCAAAACCCACTGTCCTGGGCGAGCTGATGAGGCCCCTTGCAACCGGCTCAAACCGCTGCGGGATGCGGCCCTCTGGTCGGTGTTGCTGG includes:
- a CDS encoding DNA double-strand break repair nuclease NurA: MLDLVKLSKQMQGMGQQLTQESRAARQRLTIAQELLAQVQPEQDYWVGQLHQWRDRLEFVAAEPIEPLDKREPIGSAPIAHSLIATDGSQIAPSHHEIAYCYLINTGRVALHYGQKRYPMLDSLPEIFYKPEDLYISRQWGISTEDWMGHRRTVAEAEALADLGTDLAHSITTGNSKDAPPTLAMVDGSLIYWFLDRMPSTAVDRILPPILAAWERLRLSGIPLVSYLSAPRSGEAANFFRLKTCNQITPDCKTHCPGRADEAPCNRLKPLRDAALWSVLLESGERGPLWRSNARVLEDYGRHRIYFCYLHVGTEVARVEMPEWVATDRALLNQSLSLILSQVQKGYGYPIALAEAHNQAVVRGSDRSRFFSLLEREMVKAGLSNIGTSYKEARKRNSIA
- a CDS encoding fructosamine kinase family protein; the protein is MENLSALWATIARAIREQGGGSAESPTARSVGGGCINQTYRLSFGNAANAPVYFVKLNQASGLEMFTAEAAALRDLAAAQAIKVPQPLCYGQAGDRAYLVLEWLELGRGNHEAWAQLGRNLAQLHRWQPASGQRAFGWWRGNTIGSTPQPNDWADDWVTFWTERRIGFQLQLAQRRGGHFPEADRLLAAIPSLLKGHRPQPALLHGDLWSGNAAVMVDGTPVIFDPATYWGDREADLAMTELFGGFPNSFYQGYGEVNPLESGYEIRKDLYNLYHILNHFNLFGGGYGSQANGMIHRLLKDC